The following are encoded in a window of Flavobacterium cupriresistens genomic DNA:
- a CDS encoding CusA/CzcA family heavy metal efflux RND transporter, with product MLTKIIEFSVRNKLIVGLFIIALIGYGSYQAARLPIDAVPDITNNQVQIITIAPSFGATDIERLVTFPIEQANSNISGMKEIRSFSRFGLSLVTIVFDDDVDIYWARQQVAERLQQVQNEIPQGIGSPTLGPISTGLGEIYQYVVKPKKGYEQKFNVTDLRTIQDWIVRRQLLGVKGVAEVSSFGGKLKQYEISISPDKLNAYGITINDVFTAVQNNNQNTGGSYIEKGPTVLYIRSEGLIGNIADIENIAIVNKNSDTPLFIRDVAQVKIGFATRYGAMCYNDEGEVSGAIVMMLKGANSSEVIQNVKEKIAQIQKTLPEGVEIEPFLDRTKMVNNAIGSVEKNLLEGALIVVFVLVLFLGNFRAGLLVASVIPLAMLFAVCMMNLFGVSGNLMSLGALDFGLIVDGAVIIVEAIMHHLASTAKYKEHASLTAAQMDKTVTSSASKMMNSAVFGQIIILIVYLPIFTLQGIEGKMFKPMAQTVAFALLGAFILSLTYIPMMSAFFLSKKTKHKENLSDTVMKRLENSYQNTLKKILRFPKAVLGSVLLLFVLAVITLSTLGGEFIPALEEGDFAVDTRVLTGSNLNTTIESTQKAAHILKSQFPEVLKVVTKIGSGEVPTDPMPMEASDMMVILKDKKEWTSAKTFNELSAKMSKALENVPGITTGFQFPVQMRFNELMTGARQDVVLKIFGENLDTLAVTANKLGKIINKVDGTANLFIEPVAGMPQVIISYNRPAIAQHHLSIADINKVINTAFAGQSTGLVFEQEKRFDLVVRLSANERKDIQDIQNLLIPSSDGSQIPLSQLAAVEIKNGPNQIQREDTKRRIVVGFNVKGRDVQSIVNELQAKVDKELKLPAGYYVTYGGAFENLNQAKNRLMIAVPVSLVLIFILLFFAFNSVKHGLLIYTAIPLSAIGGIFFLALRGMPFSISAGVGFIALFGVAVLNGIVLIAEFNRLKNNGMKNLSQIVLTGTKSRLRPVLMTAFVASLGFLPMALSNGAGAEVQRPLATVVIGGLLVATFLTLFVLPLLYILFEKGFKIKSLTQKTAFVLVFFSVFSGVNAQEKISIETALKMAAEKNNSIKNEKLRTAYTQALIKSGADIPKTTVFAEAGQINSAYDDTRFGISQTIVFPTIYKKQKQLLSEQWKTSALNTSLKEREIKKAVTQVFYTFLYYKEKEKLLQEADTLFNVFYAKANLRLQKGESNILEKTTAENQRAAIAIQLMQLEQEMQTALLELQVLLNSENTVIPFDKSLKCPLRPMNDGIENNIILKLSQQQKNNAAAQTQLEKSKYLPDLTIGYFNNSFKGMGPDNNYYNGSNRFSSVQAGLGIPLFGGSQSAKIQASKVGESIAENEYQMQLQVLQNRYKQLMAAHKSNTEITQYFEESGIKNAVLIKETANRQFSNGEINFLDFVMVINQAINIQSNYLEAVRALNQSSIELNFITSN from the coding sequence ATGCTTACTAAAATAATTGAGTTTTCCGTAAGGAATAAACTCATCGTAGGGCTTTTTATAATTGCCCTGATTGGCTATGGCTCATACCAGGCCGCCCGCCTGCCTATTGATGCTGTTCCGGATATCACAAACAACCAGGTACAGATCATAACTATCGCTCCATCATTTGGAGCCACTGATATTGAGCGCCTGGTCACTTTTCCTATAGAACAGGCTAACAGTAATATCTCCGGCATGAAAGAGATTCGCAGCTTTTCCAGATTTGGATTATCGCTGGTTACTATTGTTTTTGATGATGATGTTGATATCTACTGGGCCAGACAGCAAGTTGCTGAACGCCTGCAGCAGGTGCAAAATGAGATTCCGCAAGGCATTGGCTCCCCTACACTCGGGCCTATATCGACAGGACTTGGCGAAATCTACCAATATGTGGTGAAACCCAAAAAAGGGTACGAACAAAAATTCAATGTAACGGACTTAAGAACAATTCAGGACTGGATTGTGAGACGTCAGCTATTGGGCGTCAAAGGAGTGGCTGAAGTGAGCAGTTTTGGCGGTAAACTCAAGCAGTACGAAATCAGTATCAGTCCTGATAAACTTAATGCTTATGGGATAACCATTAATGATGTTTTTACGGCGGTTCAGAACAACAACCAAAATACTGGCGGTTCTTATATAGAAAAAGGCCCAACCGTGCTTTATATCCGAAGCGAAGGCCTTATTGGGAATATAGCGGATATAGAGAATATCGCCATTGTCAATAAAAACAGTGACACTCCATTGTTTATAAGAGATGTAGCTCAGGTAAAAATTGGTTTTGCCACACGTTACGGGGCAATGTGCTACAATGACGAAGGGGAAGTTTCAGGAGCGATTGTCATGATGCTTAAAGGTGCCAATAGTAGTGAGGTGATTCAAAATGTAAAAGAAAAAATTGCCCAAATACAAAAAACACTGCCTGAAGGTGTCGAAATTGAACCTTTTCTGGACCGGACAAAAATGGTCAATAATGCCATTGGTTCAGTGGAGAAAAACTTACTCGAAGGCGCTTTAATTGTGGTATTTGTTCTGGTGCTGTTTCTGGGGAATTTCAGGGCCGGTTTACTCGTTGCATCGGTAATTCCCCTGGCCATGCTCTTTGCTGTTTGCATGATGAATCTCTTTGGTGTAAGCGGAAATTTAATGAGCCTTGGAGCGCTGGATTTCGGATTAATTGTAGACGGCGCGGTCATAATTGTTGAAGCCATTATGCATCATCTCGCCAGTACTGCTAAATATAAGGAACATGCCTCGCTTACTGCTGCTCAAATGGATAAAACCGTTACCAGCTCAGCCAGTAAAATGATGAACAGTGCTGTATTTGGGCAAATCATCATATTGATTGTTTACTTACCCATTTTTACCCTGCAGGGTATAGAAGGCAAAATGTTTAAGCCTATGGCTCAAACCGTTGCTTTTGCTCTGCTGGGCGCTTTTATTTTGTCCCTGACTTATATTCCGATGATGAGCGCTTTTTTTCTAAGTAAAAAAACAAAACACAAAGAGAATTTATCAGACACGGTAATGAAGCGCCTTGAAAACAGCTATCAAAATACTCTAAAAAAGATTCTCCGTTTTCCTAAAGCCGTATTGGGTTCTGTTTTGCTTCTTTTTGTACTGGCTGTTATAACCCTTAGCACTTTGGGAGGCGAATTTATACCTGCTCTTGAAGAGGGAGATTTTGCAGTAGACACACGGGTGCTGACAGGCAGTAACTTAAATACTACTATAGAAAGTACCCAGAAAGCGGCACATATACTCAAAAGCCAGTTTCCGGAAGTATTAAAAGTAGTGACAAAAATAGGCAGCGGCGAAGTTCCTACAGATCCAATGCCAATGGAAGCCAGTGATATGATGGTGATTTTAAAAGATAAAAAAGAGTGGACATCGGCTAAAACTTTTAATGAATTATCGGCTAAGATGAGCAAAGCCTTAGAAAACGTTCCCGGAATCACAACAGGATTTCAATTCCCGGTACAAATGCGTTTTAATGAACTCATGACGGGTGCCAGGCAAGATGTTGTGCTTAAAATATTTGGAGAAAACCTGGATACCTTAGCGGTGACGGCAAACAAACTGGGCAAAATTATTAACAAGGTAGACGGAACTGCCAATTTATTCATAGAACCCGTTGCCGGTATGCCGCAAGTAATTATATCGTATAACCGGCCTGCAATTGCCCAGCATCATTTATCAATAGCCGATATTAATAAAGTCATCAATACCGCTTTTGCAGGACAAAGCACGGGCTTAGTGTTTGAACAGGAAAAAAGGTTTGATCTGGTGGTGCGCCTGAGCGCCAATGAAAGAAAAGATATCCAGGACATTCAAAATCTGCTTATTCCCTCATCAGACGGAAGCCAGATTCCTTTATCACAGCTTGCCGCTGTAGAAATTAAAAACGGTCCCAACCAAATACAGCGTGAGGACACAAAACGCAGGATTGTTGTAGGTTTTAATGTAAAAGGCAGAGATGTGCAAAGTATCGTAAATGAATTACAAGCCAAAGTAGACAAAGAGCTAAAATTGCCTGCGGGGTATTATGTTACTTATGGCGGTGCATTCGAGAATTTAAATCAGGCCAAAAACCGCCTTATGATTGCCGTTCCTGTTTCGCTGGTACTCATTTTTATTTTACTCTTTTTTGCTTTTAATTCCGTGAAGCATGGACTCCTTATTTATACTGCAATTCCGCTGTCGGCAATTGGAGGAATATTTTTCCTGGCCCTGCGCGGTATGCCGTTTAGCATAAGTGCCGGTGTCGGTTTTATTGCTTTGTTTGGAGTAGCCGTTTTAAATGGAATTGTATTAATCGCCGAATTTAACCGGCTTAAAAATAACGGAATGAAAAATCTCTCCCAAATTGTTTTAACAGGAACAAAATCAAGACTTCGTCCTGTATTAATGACTGCTTTTGTAGCTTCGTTGGGCTTTTTGCCAATGGCCTTAAGCAACGGTGCAGGTGCCGAGGTACAACGTCCTTTGGCAACAGTAGTAATTGGCGGTTTGTTAGTAGCTACTTTTCTGACCTTATTTGTACTGCCCCTGCTCTATATCTTGTTTGAAAAAGGCTTTAAAATAAAAAGTTTAACTCAAAAAACAGCATTTGTTCTGGTTTTCTTTTCTGTTTTTTCAGGTGTAAATGCACAGGAAAAAATAAGCATTGAAACAGCACTAAAAATGGCAGCAGAGAAAAATAACAGTATAAAAAACGAAAAGCTGAGAACGGCTTACACGCAAGCGCTCATTAAATCAGGAGCTGATATTCCTAAAACAACCGTCTTTGCAGAAGCTGGACAAATAAACAGTGCGTATGATGATACGAGATTTGGAATTTCGCAGACTATTGTATTTCCTACAATATATAAAAAACAAAAACAGCTCTTATCAGAACAATGGAAAACTTCGGCATTAAATACTTCATTAAAAGAGCGGGAAATTAAAAAGGCTGTAACACAAGTTTTTTATACCTTTCTTTATTATAAAGAAAAAGAAAAGCTTCTGCAAGAGGCCGATACCCTTTTCAATGTTTTTTATGCCAAAGCAAACCTTCGACTGCAAAAAGGAGAAAGCAACATTCTGGAAAAAACCACTGCCGAAAACCAAAGGGCTGCCATTGCCATACAATTGATGCAGCTAGAGCAAGAGATGCAGACCGCATTATTGGAACTTCAGGTACTTTTGAACTCAGAAAACACCGTTATTCCATTTGATAAAAGCCTTAAATGCCCTCTTAGACCAATGAATGATGGAATTGAGAATAATATAATCTTAAAACTCTCGCAGCAGCAAAAAAATAATGCCGCCGCTCAAACGCAGTTAGAAAAGTCAAAATACCTGCCGGATCTCACTATTGGCTACTTTAACAATAGTTTTAAAGGCATGGGACCTGATAATAATTATTATAACGGAAGTAACCGCTTTAGCTCAGTACAAGCGGGACTGGGAATTCCTCTTTTTGGAGGAAGCCAGAGCGCCAAAATACAGGCATCAAAGGTGGGAGAAAGCATTGCAGAAAATGAATATCAAATGCAATTGCAGGTTTTGCAGAATCGGTATAAACAATTAATGGCTGCTCATAAAAGCAATACCGAAATAACACAATATTTTGAAGAATCAGGCATCAAAAACGCTGTGCTGATTAAAGAAACAGCCAATAGACAATTCAGTAACGGTGAGATTAATTTCCTGGATTTTGTAATGGTAATCAATCAGGCCATTAACATACAAAGCAATTATTTAGAAGCTGTAAGAGCGCTGAACCAGAGCAGTATCGAACTTAACTTTATCACTTCAAATTAA
- a CDS encoding IS982 family transposase: MSNIVKNYFRVLEVISSLNCELEYKSDVGRKQKMSDLEVVALSLTAEFMSIDSENSLFKEINCKQISNLIERSQFNKRRRKLFLFLEEVRTKLASRFLEFEDYFIVDSMPLEICKFARHRRIKICKNEFETAPSKGFCASQNNWFYGYKLHGICSVNGIFHSLDITKAEVHDVHFLKNIKHQMSDCVILGDRGYLSQSIQLDLFQTVKIRLETPKRANQKDYKPQPYVFRKSRKRIETLFSQLCDQFRIRNNYAKTFEGFKTRILAKITALTLVQYINKFIFDRPINNIKNQII, translated from the coding sequence ATGTCAAATATAGTGAAAAATTATTTTAGAGTTTTAGAAGTTATAAGTTCTTTGAATTGTGAATTAGAATATAAATCAGATGTTGGCAGAAAACAAAAAATGTCTGATTTAGAGGTAGTTGCACTAAGTTTAACGGCTGAATTCATGTCTATCGATAGCGAAAACTCCTTATTTAAAGAGATAAATTGTAAACAGATTTCCAATTTAATTGAGAGAAGTCAGTTCAACAAAAGAAGAAGGAAGTTGTTTTTATTCTTAGAAGAAGTAAGAACAAAATTAGCTTCACGGTTTTTAGAGTTTGAAGATTATTTTATCGTGGATAGTATGCCTTTGGAGATTTGCAAATTTGCCCGTCATAGGAGAATTAAAATCTGTAAAAATGAGTTTGAAACAGCTCCTTCAAAAGGGTTTTGTGCTTCTCAAAACAACTGGTTTTACGGATATAAATTGCACGGGATTTGTTCTGTAAATGGAATTTTTCATTCATTAGACATTACTAAAGCAGAAGTTCACGACGTTCATTTTTTGAAAAATATAAAACATCAAATGTCTGATTGTGTGATTCTTGGCGATAGAGGTTACTTGTCTCAAAGCATTCAATTAGATTTATTTCAAACAGTAAAAATTAGATTAGAAACGCCAAAAAGAGCTAATCAAAAAGATTATAAACCACAACCTTATGTCTTTAGAAAATCAAGAAAAAGAATTGAAACATTATTTTCACAATTATGCGACCAGTTCCGAATTAGAAACAATTATGCTAAAACTTTTGAAGGTTTTAAAACAAGAATTTTAGCAAAAATAACAGCATTAACATTGGTTCAATATATCAATAAATTCATTTTTGATAGACCAATTAATAATATTAAAAATCAAATAATTTAA
- a CDS encoding PAS domain-containing sensor histidine kinase, whose translation MYDNLLLLKDIVDNTPLPIAVYTGNELKIELANPAIIQTWGKGEQVIGKTYLEVLPEIQNQQFFEQALSVFQTGIAFHAKDKKVDLVVHGVVQTYYFNYSFIPLFDKEAKIYGVMNTGSDVTDLHMAKQQTQSAEERLRIAIDSSGMGTYEIDLATKKIKTSGNFNTIWSIDEEIANEQLIAKLHPEDQALREKAHQQAQKTGKMCYEARIINENDTIKWVKINGKIITDNNGNPATIIGIIQDINEQKEFEGELKKQVEQSTQDLRRSNDDLLHFANVVSHDLREPVRKIKTYNTLLRNEKETDFSENSKKYISKIEQSTQRMSNLIEGILAYSTLDKTMQPIEKINLNEVIENIKTDLELIIKEKGAILITCEFPEIEGAPILISQLFYNLIQNALKFSKADEPPRVIITCSGVNIEGRDCVEITIKDNGIGLDPTFAEKIFTAFERLHSKDKYEGNGLGLALCRKIAKRHNGTITATGEKDNGAEFKVTLPLKQTANSV comes from the coding sequence ATGTACGATAATCTATTGCTTTTAAAAGACATTGTGGATAACACCCCCTTACCAATAGCGGTTTATACAGGTAATGAACTAAAAATAGAATTGGCCAATCCCGCTATAATACAAACTTGGGGCAAAGGAGAACAGGTTATTGGAAAAACATACCTTGAAGTACTTCCTGAGATTCAGAACCAGCAGTTTTTTGAACAGGCATTGAGTGTTTTCCAAACTGGAATAGCTTTTCATGCCAAAGATAAAAAAGTGGATCTGGTAGTCCATGGTGTAGTACAAACCTATTACTTTAACTACAGCTTTATCCCTCTTTTTGATAAAGAAGCGAAAATCTATGGTGTGATGAACACAGGTTCTGATGTGACCGATCTGCATATGGCAAAACAGCAGACCCAAAGTGCAGAGGAAAGGCTAAGAATCGCTATTGACTCTTCAGGCATGGGGACTTATGAAATAGACCTGGCTACCAAAAAAATCAAAACCTCAGGGAATTTCAATACTATCTGGTCCATCGATGAAGAAATTGCAAACGAACAGCTCATCGCAAAACTGCACCCGGAGGATCAGGCACTGCGCGAGAAGGCGCACCAGCAGGCACAAAAAACAGGAAAAATGTGCTATGAGGCCCGAATCATAAATGAAAATGATACTATAAAATGGGTGAAGATCAATGGCAAAATCATCACCGACAACAATGGTAATCCAGCCACTATTATTGGCATTATACAGGATATCAATGAGCAGAAAGAATTTGAAGGCGAATTAAAAAAACAGGTCGAGCAGAGTACTCAGGACCTCAGAAGATCCAATGATGACCTGCTGCATTTCGCTAATGTAGTAAGCCATGACCTAAGAGAGCCGGTGAGAAAAATTAAAACCTATAACACCCTTTTGCGAAATGAAAAAGAAACTGACTTTAGTGAAAATTCTAAAAAATATATCAGTAAAATTGAGCAGTCAACCCAAAGAATGAGCAACCTGATAGAGGGAATACTGGCCTATTCAACCCTGGACAAAACGATGCAGCCTATTGAAAAAATTAATCTTAATGAGGTTATTGAAAATATAAAAACAGATCTGGAACTCATTATAAAAGAAAAAGGAGCTATACTGATTACTTGTGAATTTCCTGAAATTGAAGGCGCTCCTATATTAATCAGCCAGCTTTTCTACAACCTGATACAAAATGCGCTTAAATTCTCCAAAGCAGATGAGCCGCCAAGGGTTATTATCACCTGCTCTGGGGTAAATATTGAAGGCCGGGATTGTGTAGAAATTACAATCAAAGACAATGGTATAGGACTTGATCCGACATTTGCTGAGAAAATTTTTACCGCCTTTGAGAGATTGCATTCCAAAGACAAATACGAAGGTAACGGCCTTGGTCTTGCACTCTGCAGAAAAATAGCAAAAAGACATAATGGTACCATTACTGCAACAGGAGAAAAAGACAATGGAGCGGAATTTAAAGTTACTCTGCCCTTAAAACAAACAGCTAACAGTGTTTAA